The Vibrio chagasii genome includes a region encoding these proteins:
- a CDS encoding GNAT family N-acetyltransferase: MFKLETDRLVLRDMTLEDQSAFVAMSQDAKYQRFYNEIDCEPSKYHQLTQLFVEQAEEDPRQSYQLAVESKESGKFIGTVCLRLEDNQQASMGCAFAREIQGKGLAIEAANALAGFGFSELGVHRIYAETIGENLAAIRLCKSLGMRQEACFKEHRFFKNKWWDTVVLAMLRSEWEGESNGK, from the coding sequence ATGTTCAAACTAGAAACTGACCGATTAGTTCTTCGAGATATGACGCTTGAAGATCAAAGCGCGTTTGTGGCTATGTCACAGGACGCCAAATATCAGCGCTTCTATAATGAGATTGATTGTGAGCCTAGTAAGTACCATCAACTTACTCAATTGTTTGTTGAACAGGCTGAGGAAGATCCTCGTCAGTCCTATCAATTAGCTGTGGAAAGTAAAGAGTCAGGGAAGTTTATCGGAACCGTGTGTTTGCGCCTTGAAGATAACCAGCAAGCTTCAATGGGTTGCGCTTTTGCGAGAGAGATTCAGGGGAAAGGGCTAGCCATAGAAGCGGCCAATGCTCTGGCTGGTTTTGGGTTTTCAGAGTTAGGTGTTCATCGAATTTATGCGGAAACCATTGGTGAGAATCTAGCGGCGATAAGATTGTGTAAGTCACTCGGGATGAGACAAGAAGCTTGCTTTAAAGAGCACCGATTTTTCAAAAATAAGTGGTGGGATACCGTTGTATTAGCGATGCTTCGCTCAGAGTGGGAAGGTGAGAGTAATGGAAAGTGA
- a CDS encoding GNAT family N-acetyltransferase, producing the protein MESERLKLTPPSLIHTDEMFNVVQECMAELSEFLPWVSESLTRQQLELNTQEAASNFSNFVGDFWFSIIEKNTEAFIGAIGFIVRDDSIPCFEIGYWLRTSKTGFGYVSEAIQLVEEFAFLDKGAKRVEIKMAATNVKSQAVAQRCGYQQEARLANARRLPSGELDSTLVFAKTCLS; encoded by the coding sequence ATGGAAAGTGAACGACTTAAATTAACACCTCCTTCATTAATCCATACTGATGAAATGTTTAACGTTGTTCAAGAATGTATGGCTGAGTTGTCCGAATTCCTGCCTTGGGTTTCTGAATCCTTAACTCGGCAACAACTTGAACTCAATACTCAAGAGGCTGCCAGTAATTTCTCTAATTTTGTGGGGGATTTTTGGTTCAGTATTATTGAAAAGAATACTGAGGCGTTCATCGGCGCCATTGGTTTTATTGTTCGAGACGACTCTATACCTTGTTTTGAAATCGGTTATTGGTTACGAACTTCGAAAACGGGATTTGGTTATGTGAGCGAGGCGATTCAACTCGTTGAAGAGTTTGCCTTTCTTGATAAAGGGGCAAAGCGGGTTGAAATAAAAATGGCAGCAACGAATGTGAAAAGTCAGGCAGTGGCGCAGCGATGTGGCTACCAGCAAGAAGCACGTTTAGCTAATGCTAGGCGTTTACCTTCTGGAGAGTTAGACAGCACGCTGGTTTTCGCCAAAACGTGCTTGTCTTAA
- a CDS encoding prepilin-type N-terminal cleavage/methylation domain-containing protein has protein sequence MKKNGFTIIEIVVVIVILGIIAVTAAPRFLDVSTDSHIAAVKGTGAAFKAGVDLAYSKNLTLNGGGPSTNIPIYDDSVTGQLDFNEWGYPVQQWPYAEDFPRLDNPEDCISVWGALLIDPPSVSSFNSPTNTDYIAEYIHTDQCRYHYRVVPGISIYYNSMNGDVTVDDEPDS, from the coding sequence ATGAAAAAGAACGGTTTTACAATTATTGAGATTGTTGTCGTTATTGTGATTCTTGGAATAATCGCCGTTACGGCAGCGCCCAGATTCCTGGATGTGAGTACAGATTCGCATATTGCAGCCGTGAAAGGTACTGGCGCTGCTTTCAAAGCAGGTGTCGATCTTGCCTACTCAAAAAATTTGACCTTAAACGGTGGCGGTCCATCTACGAATATTCCTATATATGATGATTCTGTCACCGGCCAGCTTGACTTCAATGAATGGGGATACCCAGTACAGCAATGGCCTTACGCAGAAGATTTTCCAAGGCTGGATAATCCGGAAGACTGTATTTCGGTATGGGGAGCTCTCCTGATTGATCCACCGAGCGTTTCTAGTTTCAACTCACCGACTAATACTGACTATATCGCTGAGTACATCCACACCGACCAATGCCGTTATCATTATCGAGTCGTACCGGGGATATCTATTTACTACAACTCGATGAATGGCGATGTCACAGTAGATGACGAACCAGACAGCTAA
- a CDS encoding DNA alkylation repair protein has translation MSMVETAKQHLSEVGYPKVDIKTAQVRSISAQIFKTLEDKDISSVLSLCTQLLEQRDWALGVIAYDWAFRVRKQYSRDTFPVFESWLTEFVTDWNDCDDFCTHAFGELLSQYNDLFDLTTKWVEHSNFAVRRAAAVILIYPINKNRYAALDPFRVADLLLEDKHDLVQKGYGWMLKVLSQKEPQQVIGYLNTKYAAIPRVAFRYAIEKLDNEIKRELMSL, from the coding sequence GTGAGCATGGTCGAAACGGCAAAGCAGCATCTTTCAGAAGTGGGTTATCCGAAAGTGGATATCAAAACAGCTCAGGTTCGTTCCATTTCTGCTCAGATTTTTAAGACTCTTGAAGACAAAGATATTTCTAGTGTGTTGTCTCTGTGTACTCAATTATTGGAGCAAAGAGACTGGGCGCTAGGAGTTATCGCGTACGATTGGGCTTTTAGAGTAAGAAAACAATATTCAAGAGACACGTTCCCTGTTTTTGAAAGTTGGTTAACAGAGTTCGTCACAGACTGGAACGATTGTGACGACTTTTGTACTCATGCTTTTGGGGAGTTGCTGTCTCAGTACAATGATTTGTTCGATCTCACAACCAAATGGGTTGAGCATTCGAATTTTGCTGTTCGTAGAGCCGCTGCGGTCATCTTAATTTATCCTATCAATAAGAATCGATACGCTGCGTTGGATCCGTTTCGCGTAGCGGATCTATTGCTCGAAGATAAGCATGACTTAGTACAGAAAGGCTATGGTTGGATGCTTAAAGTACTCAGTCAAAAAGAGCCTCAACAGGTTATTGGTTATCTGAATACCAAGTATGCCGCAATACCAAGAGTGGCTTTTCGTTACGCGATTGAAAAATTGGACAATGAGATTAAGCGAGAGTTAATGTCGCTTTGA
- a CDS encoding carbon-nitrogen hydrolase family protein, with the protein MSVTISLAQIPVVRGNWRENLKQHLKMIEQSSKYNADVVVFPELSLTGYELDLAEELALSLEPSNFEELSRASVQSEMIIVAGCPLRVPGLSHPTIGAVICFPDGRVEFYSKQHLHDGEGNYCSAGDVDYTFDVNGHKIALAICADFIEADHSQRAKHLDADIYLASALISENGFDPDSKILSGIASEHGIPVLLSNHISVTGGWETCGKSSVWSSQGELVISANSKENGIVLCTISGCETDPNIAGKWHAESN; encoded by the coding sequence ATGAGTGTCACTATCAGTTTGGCCCAAATTCCTGTCGTCAGAGGCAACTGGAGAGAAAACCTTAAGCAACATCTAAAAATGATAGAGCAATCGTCAAAGTACAATGCGGATGTGGTTGTTTTCCCCGAGCTATCACTAACCGGCTATGAGCTTGATTTAGCGGAAGAACTTGCATTGTCTCTTGAGCCATCAAACTTTGAAGAACTCTCCCGAGCTTCGGTTCAAAGTGAGATGATTATTGTGGCTGGTTGTCCCCTGCGAGTTCCAGGCTTATCCCATCCCACCATAGGCGCCGTTATTTGTTTTCCCGACGGCAGAGTCGAGTTCTACTCTAAACAGCACCTGCATGATGGAGAGGGCAACTACTGCTCCGCTGGCGATGTTGATTATACATTTGATGTGAATGGGCATAAAATCGCGCTAGCAATATGTGCTGACTTCATAGAGGCGGATCACTCCCAACGAGCTAAACATCTAGATGCTGATATCTATTTAGCGAGCGCTTTAATCTCTGAGAATGGCTTTGATCCGGATTCTAAAATCTTATCTGGAATTGCGTCGGAACACGGTATACCAGTATTACTGAGCAACCATATCTCTGTGACGGGAGGTTGGGAAACGTGTGGCAAGAGCTCGGTTTGGAGTTCGCAAGGAGAGCTCGTGATCAGTGCAAACTCAAAAGAGAATGGTATTGTTCTATGTACTATCTCGGGCTGTGAAACAGATCCTAATATAGCTGGAAAGTGGCATGCTGAATCAAACTAG
- a CDS encoding nucleotidyltransferase domain-containing protein → MLNQTRGLDKDRFIENLYSPKNIAPEFQEVVSAVIDSLLSGLPNQIDGIYLYGSVPRGTAVVGHSDLDVSIVLNTPIGQKEKRLFQHLSDCIPKAYPQVSKLDIDPGSLSEVLQPQEKFHWQFWLKHCCCCIWGNDLSIDFQRYKPSREIAQALNGDLSTFLDQMGLAFKTMTDADVAKLIGKKLVRAAYYFVAEKDGSWHTNLIQCTAVAKRYYPEQSDDIELAHQYALGQLTSKVKALELYERLSKNLS, encoded by the coding sequence ATGCTGAATCAAACTAGAGGTCTCGACAAAGACAGGTTCATCGAAAACCTATACTCTCCTAAGAATATCGCTCCCGAATTCCAAGAGGTTGTGAGTGCCGTTATTGATTCGTTGTTAAGTGGCCTTCCGAATCAAATTGATGGTATCTACCTATACGGAAGTGTGCCGAGAGGAACGGCGGTTGTTGGTCACTCGGATTTGGATGTTTCTATCGTACTCAATACACCTATTGGTCAAAAAGAGAAGCGACTATTTCAGCACCTTTCTGACTGCATTCCCAAAGCATATCCCCAAGTCAGTAAGCTTGATATCGACCCGGGCTCACTTTCAGAAGTTCTGCAGCCACAAGAAAAATTCCATTGGCAGTTTTGGCTCAAGCACTGTTGCTGTTGTATTTGGGGTAATGATTTATCTATTGATTTTCAACGTTACAAACCTAGTCGTGAAATAGCCCAAGCGCTTAATGGTGACTTGTCTACTTTTCTGGATCAAATGGGCCTAGCCTTTAAAACAATGACCGATGCGGATGTCGCTAAGCTGATTGGCAAAAAGTTAGTGCGGGCGGCGTACTACTTTGTCGCTGAGAAAGACGGAAGTTGGCACACCAACCTGATCCAGTGTACTGCAGTAGCCAAGCGTTATTATCCAGAGCAAAGTGACGATATTGAATTAGCCCATCAATACGCTCTCGGGCAATTAACCTCAAAAGTTAAAGCTCTAGAGTTGTATGAAAGACTAAGCAAGAACTTGTCGTGA
- a CDS encoding RDD family protein, with the protein MYANKYSNFWRRFFAIWIDSIVFLPLEWIDNYVLSGVISSGGVFAWGVVNSLIGVTYYVGMHAKFGQTIGKMVTRVKVVDVSESRNLTLKQSCMRDIVPIMLIPFSLYPYAQLSFYGETWESLEQGRAFILVGYAMIGWVLLEFISMLFNHKRRAIHDLIAGSVVVKKV; encoded by the coding sequence ATGTATGCCAATAAGTATTCTAATTTCTGGAGACGCTTCTTTGCTATCTGGATAGATTCAATCGTATTTTTACCTTTGGAGTGGATAGACAACTACGTACTTTCTGGCGTGATTAGCTCGGGTGGTGTTTTTGCTTGGGGAGTGGTGAATTCACTAATTGGTGTCACTTACTACGTTGGCATGCATGCTAAATTTGGGCAAACAATCGGTAAGATGGTTACTCGAGTGAAAGTAGTGGATGTATCTGAAAGTCGAAACTTAACCCTCAAACAGTCTTGTATGAGAGATATTGTCCCAATCATGCTTATCCCCTTTAGTCTCTATCCTTACGCGCAACTGTCTTTCTACGGCGAGACTTGGGAAAGTTTAGAGCAAGGCCGAGCCTTTATTTTGGTTGGGTACGCAATGATCGGTTGGGTTCTTTTAGAGTTCATCTCCATGCTATTTAATCATAAACGCAGAGCGATTCATGATCTCATTGCAGGCTCTGTTGTCGTAAAGAAAGTCTAA
- a CDS encoding NUDIX domain-containing protein, translated as MDVHECVSFILLNESQVLFRELNEELNVIPTEYTFLCSLYHPTKELQLIHYFVVTQWQGEITAQEADSIAWYPLNSAPVDISADGVALKEVGRVGHYL; from the coding sequence ATGGATGTCCATGAGTGTGTCTCTTTTATCCTGCTCAATGAATCACAAGTATTGTTTCGAGAGCTTAACGAAGAGCTAAACGTTATTCCAACTGAATACACATTCTTATGTTCGCTCTATCACCCAACAAAAGAGTTACAGCTTATTCATTACTTTGTGGTAACCCAATGGCAAGGTGAAATCACAGCACAAGAAGCAGACAGCATCGCGTGGTATCCACTGAATTCTGCGCCTGTCGATATCAGTGCTGATGGTGTCGCTTTGAAAGAAGTAGGGCGTGTGGGACATTACCTGTGA
- a CDS encoding MFS transporter, which translates to MLKTTPIEQQVTLRRGNVSVKMINIPVYIEFFTKMSSAIFTLLLGKLLFDETNSLWAFASAYGGEFVIVTLIQMYAGSIADKYSPLRILIFTNAISSIVFISLFTVYDYFLSHSLFIAAVIVYIFRPFYRTSLFVLIRTVAKKEELKVLNGRVTSASQLGQIFGLTLTGAMLSFYSVNYIFLAMAIIYISCLFMSIKFCTSSHYNCSTNARGDGNRINWREFGQFLKLEKHFSVRLLSSFSIAFCLGGFYVHLAPVVVEKFSNSDIWLSILSVSYAAGAIISGMLIKKTNNSLSNTSSDNLLLFNQILAIATFMSFGLFDSLYWVPILLFTFGISTTLSAVGLSTYLQKNTLDEIAGRTAAAQNIVIASGNALVAFYSSYLFDYSFIFSSLGVSIMLFFQAIFFRVLFLLYPGKPSDVFCMETSKS; encoded by the coding sequence TTGTTAAAAACAACACCGATTGAGCAGCAGGTGACTTTAAGGCGTGGCAACGTAAGTGTGAAAATGATCAACATCCCAGTATACATCGAGTTTTTTACAAAGATGAGTAGCGCTATATTTACGTTACTTCTAGGCAAGTTACTTTTTGATGAAACCAATAGTTTATGGGCATTTGCTTCAGCATATGGAGGGGAGTTTGTCATTGTTACACTCATTCAAATGTATGCAGGTTCCATTGCGGATAAATACTCTCCTCTTAGAATTCTAATATTCACAAATGCGATCAGTTCTATTGTTTTTATCTCCTTGTTTACTGTGTATGACTACTTTTTGTCCCATAGTTTGTTTATCGCCGCAGTAATTGTCTATATCTTCAGGCCATTTTATAGGACCAGCTTGTTTGTTCTTATTAGAACCGTAGCAAAAAAAGAAGAGCTTAAAGTACTAAATGGAAGAGTAACCTCAGCATCACAACTAGGCCAAATATTCGGTCTAACTCTTACAGGCGCAATGCTCTCTTTTTACTCGGTAAACTACATATTCCTAGCAATGGCAATTATCTACATTTCGTGTTTGTTTATGTCAATAAAATTCTGTACGTCCTCACATTATAATTGCTCTACAAATGCGAGAGGTGATGGAAACAGAATTAACTGGAGAGAGTTTGGGCAATTTTTAAAACTAGAAAAGCATTTCAGTGTCAGATTATTGAGCAGCTTTTCAATAGCATTTTGCTTGGGCGGCTTCTATGTTCACCTTGCACCTGTAGTTGTAGAAAAGTTCTCCAATAGTGATATATGGCTATCTATTCTCAGTGTAAGTTATGCTGCTGGTGCCATTATTTCAGGTATGCTCATAAAAAAGACAAATAACAGCTTATCTAATACATCATCAGATAACCTACTATTATTCAATCAAATACTAGCCATAGCAACCTTCATGTCTTTTGGTCTATTCGATAGTCTTTACTGGGTACCAATTTTACTGTTCACATTCGGTATCTCTACCACTTTATCAGCTGTTGGCTTATCTACGTACTTACAAAAAAACACGCTCGATGAGATAGCAGGTAGGACCGCAGCAGCACAGAACATTGTAATCGCATCAGGTAACGCGTTGGTTGCTTTCTACTCCTCATATCTGTTCGACTATTCTTTTATTTTCTCGTCTCTCGGTGTCTCTATAATGCTATTTTTCCAAGCTATCTTTTTTAGAGTTTTATTTTTGCTATATCCTGGAAAACCAAGTGATGTTTTTTGTATGGAAACGAGTAAATCATAG
- a CDS encoding RDD family protein: MNFAIWIDSIVFLPLEWIDDYVLSGVISSGCVFTWGVVNSLIGITYYVGMQAKFGQTIGKMVTRVKVVDVSESRNLTLKQSCMRDIVPIMLIPFSLYAYAQLSFYGQTWESLEQGRAFIFVGYAMIGWVLLEFTSMLFNHKRRAIHDFIAGSVVVKKA; this comes from the coding sequence GTGAACTTTGCTATCTGGATAGATTCAATCGTATTTTTGCCTTTGGAGTGGATAGACGACTACGTACTTTCTGGCGTGATAAGTTCAGGTTGTGTTTTTACTTGGGGAGTGGTGAATTCACTAATTGGCATCACTTACTACGTAGGCATGCAAGCTAAATTTGGGCAAACAATCGGTAAAATGGTCACCCGAGTGAAAGTAGTGGATGTATCTGAAAGCCGAAACCTAACCCTCAAACAGTCTTGTATGAGAGATATTGTCCCAATCATGCTTATACCCTTTAGTCTCTATGCTTACGCGCAACTGTCTTTCTACGGCCAGACTTGGGAAAGTTTAGAGCAAGGCAGAGCCTTTATTTTTGTTGGTTATGCAATGATTGGTTGGGTTCTTTTAGAGTTCACCTCCATGCTATTTAATCACAAACGCAGAGCGATTCATGATTTCATTGCAGGCTCTGTTGTCGTAAAGAAAGCCTAA
- a CDS encoding NUDIX hydrolase, whose amino-acid sequence MDVHECVSFILLNESQVLLEKRSDSKDTDPGLITIPGGHIEQGENQIQTLFRELNEELNVTPIEYTFLCSLYHPTKELQLIHYFVVTQWEGEITAQEADSIAWYPLNSAPVGISADGVALKEVVRVGMFLKNIDTCLFPI is encoded by the coding sequence ATGGATGTCCATGAGTGTGTCTCTTTTATCTTGCTCAATGAATCACAAGTATTGTTAGAAAAGCGCAGCGATTCTAAGGACACTGACCCCGGCTTAATTACAATACCTGGCGGACATATAGAGCAGGGTGAAAATCAAATTCAGACACTGTTTAGAGAGCTTAACGAAGAGCTAAACGTTACTCCAATTGAATACACATTCTTATGTTCACTCTACCACCCAACAAAAGAGTTACAGCTGATTCATTATTTTGTGGTAACCCAATGGGAAGGTGAAATCACAGCACAAGAAGCAGACAGCATCGCGTGGTACCCACTGAATTCGGCGCCTGTAGGTATAAGTGCTGATGGTGTTGCTTTGAAAGAAGTCGTGCGAGTGGGGATGTTTCTCAAAAATATAGATACTTGCCTGTTTCCAATTTAG
- a CDS encoding CobW family GTP-binding protein, which produces MSSIPVTILHGFLGSGKTTFLRNILQQTEYSGDELSVIVNDMSELDIDGVLILNTDAVSEDQGNFVTISGDSISSPSGVQKLDKALKKLCAENAPEWIVIETSGSSHPLPLVEYFKNSVQFALKDVITLVDATWLRDDFQQGATLIPKWQENVQRGIRGVENLLVEQIMFSNRVMLTKTDKVDDNTVRNIAQAIHPLNVYTEIIKTSWGNLDVRMLKGKQDYNFVLVEQLITELREAVNEPLNLSDKDEQSLVAKVLKDDRPFHPARLWNTCQQYLTKGVFRSKGFFWFPTRDDVSLLWSQANGNVGLEITGFWRASVIEDESQNYTEEHRQILQDKIDSVESRFGDRRCRLTVIGQEDEVDAFIDALESCFLTDAELEQWQQGETFEDPWPKKIAKLNQKRTL; this is translated from the coding sequence ATGTCGTCAATTCCAGTCACTATTTTGCATGGGTTTCTCGGATCAGGGAAAACCACGTTTTTACGCAATATTCTCCAACAAACCGAGTATTCCGGTGATGAACTGTCCGTTATTGTAAATGATATGAGTGAGCTGGATATCGATGGCGTGCTTATCTTAAATACAGATGCGGTGAGTGAAGATCAGGGCAACTTTGTCACGATCAGTGGCGATAGTATCAGTAGCCCGAGTGGTGTACAGAAACTTGATAAAGCGCTTAAAAAACTCTGTGCAGAAAACGCACCAGAATGGATTGTGATTGAAACGTCGGGTAGTAGCCATCCTTTACCTTTGGTCGAGTATTTCAAAAACAGCGTACAATTTGCACTCAAAGACGTGATTACTTTAGTCGATGCGACTTGGCTGCGAGATGATTTTCAACAAGGAGCTACGTTAATCCCTAAGTGGCAGGAGAATGTTCAGCGAGGTATTAGGGGGGTAGAAAACTTGTTGGTTGAGCAGATCATGTTTTCAAACCGTGTCATGCTAACTAAAACAGATAAGGTGGATGACAATACTGTTCGCAACATTGCGCAGGCGATTCATCCTCTCAATGTGTACACCGAGATAATTAAAACGTCTTGGGGAAATTTGGATGTTCGCATGTTGAAAGGTAAGCAAGATTATAACTTCGTACTAGTTGAACAGTTAATCACAGAACTTCGAGAGGCTGTGAATGAACCGCTGAATTTATCCGATAAAGACGAACAAAGTCTTGTTGCAAAAGTGCTCAAAGATGATCGCCCATTTCATCCAGCTCGTTTATGGAATACCTGCCAACAGTATTTAACAAAAGGTGTATTTCGTAGTAAAGGGTTCTTTTGGTTCCCAACTCGAGACGATGTCTCACTGCTTTGGAGCCAAGCGAACGGTAATGTAGGCCTTGAAATCACGGGCTTTTGGCGCGCTTCGGTAATCGAAGATGAATCGCAAAACTATACAGAGGAGCATCGTCAAATCTTACAAGATAAGATAGACAGTGTTGAAAGCCGCTTTGGTGATCGTCGTTGTCGTCTAACGGTGATTGGGCAAGAAGATGAAGTCGATGCCTTTATCGATGCACTGGAAAGCTGCTTTTTGACTGATGCGGAATTGGAGCAGTGGCAGCAAGGGGAGACGTTTGAAGATCCTTGGCCAAAGAAAATTGCCAAGCTAAACCAGAAGAGAACACTTTGA
- the zigA gene encoding zinc metallochaperone GTPase ZigA, protein MNTPKLPVTVLSGFLGAGKTTVLSHILNNRQGRKVAVIVNDMSEINIDAATVQNEVSLNHSEEKLVEMSNGCICCTLREDLLEEVTKLAQKGRFDYLVIECTGIAEPLPVAETFTFADENGLSLSDVARLDTMVTVVDAINFLRDYDEAKFLTETPESLGEDDERSVADLLVDQVEFADVILISKTDLAEKTEIERLLAILKTLNTSATIIPISNGEVELDAVLDTQSFSFEKAQQAPGWLKEMRGEHIPETEEYGISSFAYHARRPFHPEKFYDFLHNAEDYGKLLRSKGYFWLATRPDFVGQWSQAGGIARYGAAGMFWKSIPKEDWPTDQDSLDAINNIWQEPYGDMRQELVFIGQGLEQEKLIARLNECLLTEDEVKQGRNNWLSLEDPFPEWEE, encoded by the coding sequence ATGAACACCCCAAAACTCCCTGTTACGGTTTTATCTGGCTTTCTCGGCGCAGGAAAAACAACCGTTTTAAGTCATATTCTTAACAACAGACAAGGCAGAAAAGTTGCGGTCATCGTCAACGACATGAGTGAAATCAACATCGATGCAGCGACCGTTCAGAATGAAGTTTCGCTCAACCACAGTGAAGAAAAATTGGTTGAGATGAGTAACGGCTGTATCTGTTGTACCCTGCGTGAGGATCTACTTGAAGAAGTCACCAAGCTCGCTCAAAAAGGAAGATTCGATTATCTAGTTATTGAGTGCACTGGTATCGCTGAGCCACTCCCGGTTGCAGAGACTTTTACTTTTGCCGATGAAAATGGGCTTTCGCTGTCAGACGTTGCCCGTTTAGACACCATGGTAACAGTGGTTGATGCCATCAACTTCCTACGAGATTACGATGAAGCTAAGTTCTTAACAGAGACGCCAGAGTCGTTGGGTGAGGACGATGAACGCAGCGTCGCCGACTTGCTCGTTGATCAAGTAGAGTTCGCAGACGTTATCCTGATAAGTAAAACCGACCTAGCTGAAAAAACAGAAATCGAAAGGCTTTTAGCGATTCTAAAAACACTCAATACCTCAGCCACTATTATTCCTATCTCGAATGGTGAAGTGGAACTTGATGCGGTACTCGACACGCAGAGCTTTAGTTTTGAAAAGGCACAACAAGCCCCAGGTTGGTTGAAAGAAATGCGTGGCGAACATATACCTGAAACCGAAGAATATGGTATTTCCAGCTTTGCATATCATGCGAGGCGTCCTTTCCATCCAGAAAAGTTCTATGATTTCCTCCATAACGCAGAAGACTACGGCAAACTGCTTCGTTCTAAAGGTTACTTTTGGTTAGCAACAAGACCGGACTTCGTCGGCCAGTGGAGCCAAGCGGGCGGCATCGCACGTTATGGTGCCGCTGGTATGTTTTGGAAATCAATTCCGAAAGAGGATTGGCCGACGGATCAAGACTCCCTTGATGCCATCAACAACATTTGGCAAGAACCCTATGGCGATATGCGACAAGAATTGGTGTTTATTGGTCAGGGGTTAGAACAAGAGAAATTGATTGCCCGTCTTAACGAATGTTTGCTGACAGAAGATGAAGTGAAGCAAGGGCGCAACAATTGGTTGTCTCTGGAAGACCCTTTCCCTGAGTGGGAAGAGTAA
- the rplY gene encoding 50S ribosomal protein L25 — MKFEAVVRTELGKGASRRLRHAGKFPAVIYGGEAAAVSIELNHDEVINQMDKPEFYEAITLLIDGAEVKVKPQDVQRHAFKPKVEHMDFIRI; from the coding sequence ATGAAATTTGAAGCAGTAGTACGTACTGAACTAGGTAAAGGTGCGAGCCGCCGCCTACGTCACGCTGGTAAATTCCCAGCTGTAATCTACGGTGGTGAAGCAGCAGCTGTATCTATCGAACTTAATCACGACGAAGTGATCAACCAAATGGACAAGCCTGAGTTCTACGAAGCAATCACTCTACTGATTGACGGCGCAGAAGTTAAGGTTAAGCCACAAGACGTTCAACGTCACGCGTTCAAGCCAAAAGTTGAGCACATGGACTTCATCCGCATCTAA
- a CDS encoding glycosyltransferase family 2 protein, which produces MEPVSIVVITLNEEKRISRLMEELSVQTHQEFEVIVVDSNSEDNTREVAQAYESALPKLTVHHMQERGVSLGRNTGAALAQYNRILFLDADVSLPRNFLAKALYELEENKLEVAGVYMSSKGLPLVHKFGYGLFNAGLFATQFFFPTAIGACIFSTKRAHEEIGGFDEEIFLCEDCDYVKRASKTWRFRFLNMTFGFDPRRLDQDGVVKTGSTYLKANIRRFFKGEMRNNEMNYKFGHYKEQ; this is translated from the coding sequence ATGGAACCGGTAAGTATTGTCGTTATTACGTTAAACGAAGAGAAACGCATTAGTCGCTTAATGGAAGAGTTGAGCGTGCAAACCCATCAAGAGTTCGAAGTGATCGTGGTCGACTCAAATAGTGAAGATAACACCAGAGAAGTCGCACAAGCCTATGAAAGTGCATTGCCAAAACTGACAGTCCACCATATGCAAGAACGCGGTGTTAGCCTTGGTCGAAACACCGGGGCTGCTTTGGCACAATACAACAGAATCCTTTTCTTGGATGCCGACGTAAGCCTGCCTCGTAACTTCCTTGCAAAGGCGCTTTATGAGTTAGAAGAGAACAAGCTTGAAGTTGCTGGCGTATACATGAGTTCAAAAGGGCTGCCATTGGTTCATAAATTCGGTTATGGGCTGTTTAATGCGGGCTTATTTGCGACTCAGTTCTTTTTCCCGACCGCGATTGGCGCGTGTATTTTCTCAACCAAACGAGCACATGAAGAGATCGGTGGTTTCGATGAAGAGATTTTCCTTTGTGAGGATTGTGATTATGTAAAACGTGCGAGCAAAACATGGCGATTTAGATTCCTAAATATGACCTTCGGTTTTGACCCACGTCGATTAGACCAAGATGGTGTTGTGAAGACGGGTTCAACTTACCTTAAAGCCAATATAAGACGCTTCTTTAAAGGCGAAATGCGTAACAACGAAATGAACTACAAGTTTGGTCACTACAAAGAACAGTAA